ATGCTGAACTTCAGTCCTCCTGTATTTGATTTTCATTAAATTTTAGCCACTAATATTTTGTATAGGATGTAATTTTGCTGAATAATTTAGAGaaattctctttttttttctttcttgcttGACATGAGGTCAAAGGTTTTATTTATCTAAATTGGACTAAATGTCCTTCTAAAACTGCATCCTGCTGCATCTGCAGTTTATATCCTCATCTTTGCACATTTTCAAAGTAGCTGAATGTTATTTCAACAACTGCAAAAATATAATATTGAAGAGAAAAAAATTGAGGAATAAACTTTGCCTAGATTCTGATGACTATGgcctgaggacacacacacacacaccgatacaTCTGTCTTGTCTCCTGTCTGACACCTTTCAAGAGGCACAATTTCTCATCTACAGGAAGTGGATTCCTCTGATTCCAAGAAAAAAATGTCAGATTGGTGTGACAAGTTAGACACATGAATTGTGAGAGATACCATTTTCAGTTTCTATCACATCAGGGTTCTTTATCTCGGTCTTGGATGTTATATTCAAGAAAGGAAACCTCCAACCTAAAGTATTCTCCCATAAAAACTAGATCGCTTATACTCACTGGCCTAAAAGATTTACTCATTCAAAAAACTCACAATCAATAAGAAAAAGTTTTGTTTGAAAGGATGTTTGTTTTAGATCTTTTTGAAAAGTGATTCTGGGTAAAAGTAATAAATGATTGCCGTCTGATCCTGTATCTGAACAGCCCCAGTTCTTAGAAGTAGAGTTTGTATCGTTGGGCCAAGTTTCCTGTTTATTCCCCAAAGttctgcatcatcatcatcatcatcatcatcatcacagagGCCTCATAATTTTAATTTTTCTCGTTCTGAATGTATAAGCAGCAGTAATGACGAACTTTAAGTTCATCAAAAATCATCGTGGACAGAACATCTAGTAAACAAATTAAAGGTACGATAATATTTGtaaagtgaaataatcacaaaacaaatATCTCAATCGTGTTGGaaagaaggttacattgaaacagatttctttttcagccaggtggggggggggtcagtttttctccttttaaaaaggccaaagaAGGAACGTAATCTTTGTTTACGATCTTTCCCACCTCAATACTTATTGGTTCCATAGCCAATCATATCTGAGCTTGAGGAGTTGCTGAGTCACCACGTTTTGGAAAGAATGTTAGTCAGTAACagcagtgacccagaagttatgtcTTGTAACCCTCAGAAGCCACGGCATCCTTCTAGTTTTACTCTAAAATCGGGTAAAGATGGCTAgaggctaacaatgagctaacaattCTTAACGATGAAGTAGCAACTAATAGTTTGTCACGTTTtgaggatgttaggacccaaatatgcagcaacccaggatgacacgtggcaggagatgatgtaaggtaaagtcctttacttgtgaaggatgaacaaaaataaatccaggcagcgagcctaaagtccaaaaactccaaggttggagaaacaaagctcaccaagagaacgaacaaacgctgacagaatacaaacacaatggaccgacacaagacaaagacaagacagggcttaaataaactgggaggaacaattagggaaacaggaagcaggtgtgtggagtgagggctggagggaagacaggtgacaacaatttatctaaatggggaagcagaaccaaaggagggcagataaacacaaCACTGACTAAAAGACTGAggaaaggactcacacacacacacacccaaatacactcacacacactgaattggggaatggacacgcacacacacacacacacacacacaaacacacacatacactcacacacgcacactgagttggggaatggacacgcacacacccacaacagacacagagctggggacaaagaggctggagctacaactggaggggatggggatgatcgaatgcctacaaacagaaaatacataaatgagacgcagacaaaggacacatgagggcgctatgagacacaaaagggaatctagcaagggatggaggacaccaggatacacataaaggagggggcagacgcagaccatgacatagtTGTCTAAACATATCCCAAGCTTCTTTTTTGTGtttctgtgtatgactcatctttttCCGTTATCTAGAATCTTCAGGCGCTGATCGCTAACTAGCAACAGTTGCTCAGAGCGGATGTTTGTTTTGACACATGCACTGCAGTACCcgcatttgaccacaagatgtcattcttacttcatgcacttTTAACATAACATCATTTATAAACTTTTGTTGTTAGAGGCAGAGCTGAGAATCAATGGAATATCCAACAGGATTAAGACTTTTTAAAACATAAATAGAGCAAAGATAACAAATATTTTTTGCATCACATCCTGTATGAAATCCTGGGCTGTAGCTACAGCTCTGATTGTTTTTTTCATGTGTTCCAGTGTCAGAACAAATATGCATCCATCTGAAGTGTCTCTGAGCCTCTCATGATGTCCTCCTTTTCCTTTCAGAAGACAGAAAGCTCTTTGTGGGCATGCTCAACAAGCAGCAGTCAGAAGACGACGTGCGGCGCCTATTTGAGTCCTTTGGCAGCATCGAGGAATGCACCATCCTCAGAGGTCCCGATGGAAACAGTAAAGGTAAGTTTACAGCTGCCTGTGACTTTTTCAGCTTGAAAAGTGTCATAGTAAGCTCTTTTTCACCCATCAGAGAAATTAATACTAAAACGCTGTTgcttctgtgattttttttttagaaaatatttCGTAAAAGCTATGTTCAGAAGCAAAAGATCTAAAGTGCCAACGTTCTGCTAAAGAACCCCATTAACCTCATGAGTCAACTTCTAATttctgatttaaaaaaagaaaaactaaatctcCTTATTAACCGCAGGGCTTCATGTCACAGCTGAAAAAAAAATCCCTTCAAACTGTTGTCAGGGTGCTGCACAAGTTCACAGCCTGAAGTTCATCAGAGGGCTTAACAGCCAATCAATGAGGCCCGATGATAACTAAGCCTGATGATTACAGTGTGCTTGATCATTCTGATTCCTTGGTAAAGCTCCATTAACAAAGCTTCATCATCCAGCTTACTCAGCTAAGTGGGCTCAATAATTACTGGGAACTTGATCATTCAAATCTATCAATGACACTTGTCAATAGGAAGTGACACCAGACGGCTTTGGCATTTTCAGCCCCATCCGAAGATGTCCAGGTTGTTAATGGGGCCAGAGTAGCTTTTTTAGCCCCTTTATTGACATCCGATACAAGCACCCAGAGCCGAGACGGCTGTCTTTACTGAGCTTGAGTAGCTACTTTAAATCTGACAGAAACTTTCTTCTTCTATTTGGTGTTAGAACTTTTTGCCTTGTGTTCTCTCTTCCCCTGTTGTCTCCCAgactcatttcttcttctgttgtttttttttttcctttaggcTGTGCGTTTGTAAAATACTCCTCTCACGCTGAAGCTCAGGCAGCCATCAGTGCACTACACGGCAGCCAGACAATGCCTGTGAGTATGTCATAACTGTGAAAGAGAAAGTAGGTGTAAAAAGGAGGTGAGTCACATGGAGAAATTAGTCAAATAGCATTTAATTGCTTCCTTAAAGTTAACTTAGAATTTATTATTCAAATGTATCCTTTAGACATGACCCATACTgttggtttttgttttgtttttatggaaTGAGCACAAGCTGTGGTTCTGAGGCAGGAAGTATAAAAGTTAACGTGTGTACAGCATGAGTGCAAGGATAGATAAAAGCTTGTGTCCCTCGTCTATCGGACCACGCTGACATGTAAtactgggcgtgtgtgtgtgtgggcgagcAGGGTGCCTCGTCCAGTCTGGTGGTGAAGTTCGCTGACACGGATAAGGAGCGCACCATCCGCCGCATGCAGCAGATGGCCGGTCAGATGGGCATCTTCAACCCCATGGCCCTGCAGTTTGGAGCCTACGGAGCCTACGCTCAGGCAAGTGCCACAgagcctttttttctttttttcatccaCAGTTATTTTTCACAATGAGATTAAACGGTACGCTAAAGCCTAGCTGGGATATAAAAGTACTAACAAAAGAGGAGAAAGAGGTCATGTCAAATTTTCAAGTTAAtctgaaatataaaaataatatgagGAGCACACATATTCTGTTAGAGTCAATACCTGGTTTCTATCTAATAGCCTCTATTTCTTGTCTCTGTGCTGTACCTCATTTCACTTTATAGCCCTACTTCTTCCTTTTATCTGTCTTTCTCATCTCAGTGACCTCACGGACGACGGCTTTCCTTTTATTACTTTCTGCTCACCGTCTAATCCCCCCCTTTCGCTCCATCTGCAGGTGCAGCAGCAGGCAGCGCTGATGGCATCTGTGGGTCAGGGCGGTTACCTCAGTCCCATGGCAGCCTTTGCTGCAGCCCAGATGCAGCACATGGCCACCATCAATGGCCTCCCAGGAGCACCGTTGACCCCCACGTCAGGTAATGGCAGTCAAAGGTCAAAGGTCTGAGGACTATGGGGAGTACTTCCATCTACCATGTAGGTGCCACATAAAGCAATGCTTGGGCTAGCAGggcttaggtttttattatttatacagAATGTGTGTTATTAACTTGGCTGAAACTGAAAACACGGCAACTTTAAAGGGATTTTTAGACCATTTTAAAGTGTGTGGATGTGGGTTCATTGAGAAAAGCTATGATGTAGCAACAAAACTGCTCTAAATCGGATTGCTGCAGTCTTGAAACAACCACAGTCCATAAAATTCACAGAGGTTCAAGCAAATGTTTTTATTAACTTTTGCACTGCTGTTAATTTCACTTAGCAGTTATTTTTGACTGAAATCTTCCTATGTGAATGCACAAGAGGTGCTACATTTAGCTGCTGCTGGTGATGTTTTCACTCGTGATGAGGTGCAAAACTGGTgtgtaaaggtttataaaacaaTGCTGATGCTGTAAAACTAGAAGATTTGAGCTGTGTTAAAAACACACTTTGGTTTTGGCTCCTTTACCAAAAACATGTATGTGGAAATCAAACGTGGCATTCTTGACTTTGTGAAATTTGTCCAACATATTATTTTATGATCCCCTATGGTCACACACTTTTCTACATGACATCATGTTTTATTCATGTGTTTTCCACAAGGATAGTCCTGATCTCCAGTTCTCTAAACAGAGGCTGTCCAGCAAGTTTCCTGCAAATTTTCAATTTTAAGCTCAAAGAAGTATAACTTTATATGCCATAAATtatattcaattaaattcaagtttatttatatagcgccaaatcacgacaagagttgtctcaaggcacacagtaaacattccaatccaggtcagttcattaagccaatcagtaaaaagtttcctatataaggaacccagcaaattgcatcaagtcactgactagtgtcagagtctttacagcaatcctcagcatgtagcgacagtggagaggaaaactctctttaaacaggaagaaacctccagaggatcctggttcagtataagcagccatccgccacaactcactggggatcgagaagatagaGCAGACTCACACACATTGTATTTagaagtgaatctataattaattcaacaggtaaactagtagtagcacattcaatgtcaaagaaagtaaaatgttattatcaggagagggagaatgtttaagtggttagcaacagtgttcaagccgatggcctccatcatgaggctaccacagctcagcagaacttaGGGctcggcaataaatcgaaaatgtatcgttatcgaaatttctgactcttattgtgataatttttcccatgtcaataaatgtgatagtaaaaaaatgaaaatgaataagGACACCTTGCACCCCTTATTGGAATCATGTGATTGAAGTGTGGAAGTGTGGAAGTGTGAGAATGGGGATTGagtcttagacctgctcccatgtattttagacctgatttttatggttatatattaCGAAGCTGCCagaatttttcaacaactgggcatcatttcattaattttcaacaatgttttgattccaaagattaatggtaaaacCTATGCGTTGTCTTTTTATTAAAGGAATTTGTAAATATTTTTGTTGGAACGTTGCCCCTCCAGCTGTTTATCAACAATGTCAAAAGGTAATAGCAGTCAGGAGCAGCTGTGTTTATGCTCTGGTCATTATCGTTCATAGAAAATCTGAATTAGTTTAACCTTTTGCATAAAGTATAATGAATTATGAACGCTTGAACATATCGCACCAACTATAATGTGTCTTTCACTAGAAACGTTTCCTCATAATATGATTTACTCCTGCATGGATCCGTAATCCCTTGTGTTCTCTAAATTTAAGCAGTAAATAATTAATGTTGGAAAAATGTGATTAAATAGGATGAAATGCTTTTTCTACTAGCATCATCAaggtcattttaaaataaaagtaaTAAAAGTTACAATAATGAATGAATGTGGAACAAGAGGAGGAACTAAGTAAAGTGGATTACTTTAACCACCAATAATCTGTCCTGTAATTATCATGCAAAGGAGTGCAAATGAAAAATGAAGCTGTGAGTATTTCGGGGAATTTTTCGTGCCGACAGTTTTTACTGTTATACAGTACAGCGAATGAGATTCAGAGCTATGGGCCGTGGTGTTGCCCCCTCATTCCTCCCCCGGATGCTTTAGTGGGACGAGAAATCAGCCCTGACATTTAGTGTCTCCACCGGCCCACTGGACCAGCCCCTCTGACATTTGCCAGAGTGGCTATAGGTGGCCGGTTGAAGTAAAACTTTTCCATAATGTCTTGTAGAAAGAAAAATCCATCAGGGTGGTGCTCACTGTTACTGTCTGTCTCCATGTCCGCAGGAGGCAGCACGCCCCCGGGCATCAGCGCCCCCACAGTGACCAGCATCCCTTCTCCCATCAGTGTAAATGGTTTTACTGGCATACCGCCACCCCAGGCAAACGGGCAGCCACCTGCAGAAGCTGTGTTCACCAACGGGATACATCATTACCCCGGTAGGTTTGATAAATTCAGGAGCATGTGTGCACAGGAGAAATGAGCctttggagataaaaaaaaaaatacgaaTGCAACTTTGTGAGAGTGTAGCGCTATGGCAACACATTTACTGGAAAAGGAAAATCGTGCATGCTGCTGGTTTACTGATCTGATTGAAGCATGCTCAGGGTCCGAGGATAAAATACTGCCTCACTTAGAGAGCGAGCATGTCGGAGAGATGAGCGTCTCATGCAGGTTCTCACCGTGCTTCTGAAGCTTGGATATGTGCTTGTGACATGAGCCGTAGCCAGTGCTTCATTGGTTCTGCTCCTGAAGAGgtggaagaaagaaaagaagaaaacacaaatctgtactgtttttttttttttttacattcttgtCTCCCCAGTGTTGCAGGAGGTGGTTTTTAGGGAGGACTCAGAGAAAAACGGCTTGGGCGTGGCTCCTCGGAGTTGTTTTGGGGTTCAGGGTGGCTgcttcctctcctctctctctgaaGGTAGCGCtcttccccccaccccaccccacccctttcCCAACACCCTCATCCTATTTCTCTTTGGGCTCAGGAAGGTTTCTAGACCTGTGAGATAATATTAAATTAACACATCAAAGCCATTTTTAAATGTGTGGAGGAAACTAAAGGAGAAAATGAGTCAAATCTGAAAGAAAATTTGACTGATCTTAGAAGATATTATTATTTGAAGATATTATTTTCTGTTTTGCATTTTCTTGGTCAAAAGTGCTTAAAAATTTTtgaaaaacaaagcaaaaaactGAGTTTAGACTCATTTTAATACAGCCACTTAAAAGGTAGTTACGTGAAAATGAAAAAGCAACATTCAGGCCTTTCAGAAGAGGTTAGACTCAAAATTCCAAAGTCTGATCCATCCATCATGAGCACCGACCTGGGAGTAACCTCAGCTCATGCTTCGGGCAGGAATGTATCACGGGTTGGAAAAAACAACCACTAAAATAAGATTTCTGACTCTGTAACTTTTCCAGAGGTCTATTTTAGTCCTCCTTCCTTCTGGCCATCTGTGACTGTGTGTCTGCTCGACAGTGTGTTCAGTATCTCTCAGTTCTTTCAGTCGCATTGGGGTTGTCGATGTGTACGTGGTCACTGGTGTGTTTTCTCAGTGGTGTACTTTCTGTGCATGTTTATGTGGAGCCAGTGTGGAGAAGCTTCCATCCCAACGTGCAGATGCAGGACTTGTCTGTGGAGTAACGAGTGTTGTGCTGTGTGAAGAATTATTCATGGTCTTGTCTAATGGTTTACAGCAGTTTTATTTCTGTTGGTTTTCTGTGAAAGTGGAGCCGTGGGGTGTTGTTTTTCCTGTTTTGACCTTGGTCTTCTTTAAAGTTGTAGTTTTTTAacttttgtggattttttttaaaacagctccttttgaaatgttttggaaGGAGTTAAAAAGTTCTGCACACGGCCCTCTAACCTTTCTGTTCTTTCTTCTCTCCATTGCTCTCCTCCCGTTCACCCATCATGCCTGTCTTCCATCTACAATCTCCAACATGCACCTTCATCCATTTGTTCTCCTgtccacctcctcctcttcctcatgtTTCTCTGCTGAAGCAGCTCAAAGTCCCACTGCAGCCGATCCTCTCCAGCAGGCTTACACAGGAGTCCAGCAGTATGCAGGTCTGTCTGTCACTCACCTCTCAGATGATTTGTGTGTCTGCTTATATGCGCAGATGCACGTCTGCATCCCCGAGAAATGAGGATAAAGATAAGCAATCTCTTGTTCAAATTGGAATTTCGATCATGTAAGATTCAGCCCTTTCTGTGGAGCGGCGTCGGTTTATTCTCTCCGCTGCATCGGCCGTGTGTTTGTGCAACACGTCAACTCCATTGTCTGTTATCTGATCGATCAGTGGCCGTGCTCCTGCATATATCACATTGTTTGTATGTATCCAAGTGTGTGCTGTAGTCATGACTGTTATCTGatacgaggtgtgtgtgtgtgtgtgtgtgtgtgtgtgtgtgtgtgtgtgtgtgtgtgtgtgtgtgtgtgtgtgtgtgtgtgtgtgtgtgtgtgtgtgtgtgtgtgtgtgtgtgtgtgtgtgtgtgtgtgcgtgcgtgtgtgtgtgtgtgcgtgtgtgtctcagCAGCCTATCCAGCTGCATACGGTCAGATCAGCCAAGCCTTCCCCCACCCTCCACCCATTATTCCACAGCAGCAGCGagaaggtaacacacacacacacacacacacacacatacacacacacacacacacacacacacactgcaaaaatatatatttatttatgcttTGTTCGTATTTCTGGCTACCAGGGCTGTTTCAAAATAAACAACTGCCTTAAAATGACTTAAAacttaaatacacacacacacacatatgtctatctatctatctatatatatatatatatatatatatatatatatatatatatatatatatgtgtgtgtgtgtgtgtgtgtgtgtatacacacacacacacacacaagagaagTTGTCACAGCTGATTTCTGGACCAAAGACAGTAGAAAAGCATGGTGATCAGATGTAGCTGTAAACTTGTTTGTGAACTCGATGACCCCCCACTGAGTCAGGGCCACTCATGTTTAGGACCTTACTGCCCTCTTGTGGCCAAAAACTCTGCCCGCTTCTTAGCAGGCTTTAGAAACAAAGAAACTTTTTCATGCTTTTGGTCGTTTGAGGACAAAGGAATACTATAAATGTCACTACAGGGctgttttattttaaattcaaACATTGCTCATAACAGGGCTCTGCTACAATGGCTCTGGAGCCACTTTTGGGTCCCCTGCAGAGGCTCTTCAAAGGTTTAACTACAGCATTTATGGAGATGAATCAAAGACACAGTGTAGTTTGAGctgtttttctgtttgatttTATACAGATGTATGGTTGAAATATCTGTGATAGGATGAAAATACTACAAAAGAAACACAGATTTGATTTTAGTCTTTCCCTTTGTCCCAACATTAAAATGCCAATGAAATTCAACTCATAAAAACAGGTTATATTTAGCAATATATACATAATATCTCATAAAATTCTTATGTCACTTATAAGAAGCCAACAACATGCTCTTCTGCTCTCCGTCGTGTTTCATGGAATATTTTATTCTGTCTTGCTTTGCTGAATCTGTCTTGTTGGCCATcacacctgtctgtctctctctaacCTTTTCCCTCCACCGTCTCCCTTCTTTtccgtctgtctctctgtctccatGCAGGACCAGAGGGTTGCAACCTGTTCATCTACCACCTCCCTCAGGAGTTTGGGGATGGAGAGCTGATGCAGATGTTCCTGCCTTTCGGTAATGTCATCTCCTCCAAAGTGTTTGTGGATCGGGCGACAAACCAAAGTAAATGCTTTGGTgggtaaaaatgaacaaaaccaaAAGATTATTGGTTATTTATTTTATGATTATTCTTCCTTTTGACTGATCACCTTTGTTGTACCACAGTCAACCTACCCCCACCCCTTCCTCCCCCACTGCTCAGCACCTTTCTTTTTTTTGGACGAAACAAAAACAAGAGACATTTCTGtacagttttcacacaaatgttagaTACATAACAGCTGCTTTGATGTCTTGCTCTGTTCCCACTGACAGTGCCGTCGTTCTTGTAATTAAGAAGCAAATCTTAAATGGATGGTTGGGAATGTTTAACGGCGAGTCCATCACCAGCAACCCCATTTGCAAATTAGTTTTGACTCATTAATACGACACAACATGAATGTGTTGAGTTGCAGGATTTCGTTTTTGATTCGATGCCTACATAATCAAGTTAAAAAAGAAAACCCGAAAACGGCACGGCCATAATTATGTTTTGTTTCCAATTAAATCCTGAGCTCTCACTGTCGTGTCCGCATGTGATCTCATTGTTGGTGTTTTGGGTGTTCTGTCATTTTTATTACTGTGAACTGTTGCGTTATTTTAAACGTCATCCGTTGTTTTGTTGTAGATGTCTGTCGTTTTAAGTTCTATGTGCAAACTGGAAATTTGATTTAATGCCATTCCTACGTAGAGTAAGTGAAAATAAACTCCACCCCCTTTCAGCTGTTGAGCTTTTCTTAccaggaaataaaaaaataatcaccCAACCTCCTGGTATTAAACTAGTTCAAATTTAACCTCAAGTGtaaaaaaacatttaacaaaTTCCACCATG
This sequence is a window from Nothobranchius furzeri strain GRZ-AD chromosome 3, NfurGRZ-RIMD1, whole genome shotgun sequence. Protein-coding genes within it:
- the celf4 gene encoding CUGBP Elav-like family member 4 isoform X1; the encoded protein is MATLTNGQVDGTVHGVGVVSATTNGLVNGLSHSPAGCPATIPMKDHDAIKLFIGQIPRNLDEKDLRPLFEEFGKIYELTVLKDRFTGMHKGCAFLTYCARESALKAQNALHEQKTLPGMNRPIQVKPADSESRGEDRKLFVGMLNKQQSEDDVRRLFESFGSIEECTILRGPDGNSKGCAFVKYSSHAEAQAAISALHGSQTMPGASSSLVVKFADTDKERTIRRMQQMAGQMGIFNPMALQFGAYGAYAQVQQQAALMASVGQGGYLSPMAAFAAAQMQHMATINGLPGAPLTPTSGGSTPPGISAPTVTSIPSPISVNGFTGIPPPQANGQPPAEAVFTNGIHHYPVLQEVVFREDSEKNGLGVAPRSCFGVQGGCFLSSLSEAAQSPTAADPLQQAYTGVQQYAAAYPAAYGQISQAFPHPPPIIPQQQREGPEGCNLFIYHLPQEFGDGELMQMFLPFGNVISSKVFVDRATNQSKCFGFVSFDNPGSAQAAIQSMNGFQIGMKRLKVQLKRPKDANRPY
- the celf4 gene encoding CUGBP Elav-like family member 4 isoform X5; the encoded protein is MATLTNGQVDGTVHGVGVVSATTNGLVNGLSHSPAGCPATIPMKDHDAIKLFIGQIPRNLDEKDLRPLFEEFGKIYELTVLKDRFTGMHKGCAFLTYCARESALKAQNALHEQKTLPGMNRPIQVKPADSESRGEDRKLFVGMLNKQQSEDDVRRLFESFGSIEECTILRGPDGNSKGCAFVKYSSHAEAQAAISALHGSQTMPGASSSLVVKFADTDKERTIRRMQQMAGQMGIFNPMALQFGAYGAYAQVQQQAALMASVGQGGYLSPMAAFAAAQMQHMATINGLPGAPLTPTSGGSTPPGISAPTVTSIPSPISVNGFTGIPPPQANGQPPAEAVFTNGIHHYPVLQEVVFREDSEKNGLGVAPRSCFGVQGGCFLSSLSEAQSPTAADPLQQAYTGVQQYAAYPAAYGQISQAFPHPPPIIPQQQREGPEGCNLFIYHLPQEFGDGELMQMFLPFGNVISSKVFVDRATNQSKCFGFVSFDNPGSAQAAIQSMNGFQIGMKRLKVQLKRPKDANRPY
- the celf4 gene encoding CUGBP Elav-like family member 4 isoform X3, with amino-acid sequence MATLTNGQVDGTVHGVGVVSATTNGLVNGLSHSPAGCPATIPMKDHDAIKLFIGQIPRNLDEKDLRPLFEEFGKIYELTVLKDRFTGMHKGCAFLTYCARESALKAQNALHEQKTLPGMNRPIQVKPADSESRGEDRKLFVGMLNKQQSEDDVRRLFESFGSIEECTILRGPDGNSKGCAFVKYSSHAEAQAAISALHGSQTMPGASSSLVVKFADTDKERTIRRMQQMAGQMGIFNPMALQFGAYGAYAQVQQQAALMASVGQGGYLSPMAAFAAAQMQHMATINGLPGAPLTPTSGGSTPPGISAPTVTSIPSPISVNGFTGIPPPQANGQPPAEAVFTNGIHHYPVLQEVVFREDSEKNGLGVAPRSCFGVQGGCFLSSLSEAQSPTAADPLQQAYTGVQQYAAAYPAAYGQISQAFPHPPPIIPQQQREGPEGCNLFIYHLPQEFGDGELMQMFLPFGNVISSKVFVDRATNQSKCFGFVSFDNPGSAQAAIQSMNGFQIGMKRLKVQLKRPKDANRPY
- the celf4 gene encoding CUGBP Elav-like family member 4 isoform X6 encodes the protein MATLTNGQVDGTVHGVGVVSATTNGLVNGLSHSPAGCPATIPMKDHDAIKLFIGQIPRNLDEKDLRPLFEEFGKIYELTVLKDRFTGMHKGCAFLTYCARESALKAQNALHEQKTLPGMNRPIQVKPADSESRGEDRKLFVGMLNKQQSEDDVRRLFESFGSIEECTILRGPDGNSKGCAFVKYSSHAEAQAAISALHGSQTMPGASSSLVVKFADTDKERTIRRMQQMAGQMGIFNPMALQFGAYGAYAQVQQQAALMASVGQGGYLSPMAAFAAAQMQHMATINGLPGAPLTPTSGGSTPPGISAPTVTSIPSPISVNGFTGIPPPQANGQPPAEAVFTNGIHHYPVLQEVVFREDSEKNGLGVAPRSCFGVQGGCFLSSLSEAAQSPTAADPLQQAYTGVQQYAAAYPAAYGQISQAFPHPPPIIPQQQREGPEGCNLFIYHLPQEFGDGELMQMFLPFGFVSFDNPGSAQAAIQSMNGFQIGMKRLKVQLKRPKDANRPY
- the celf4 gene encoding CUGBP Elav-like family member 4 isoform X2, translating into MATLTNGQVDGTVHGVGVVSATTNGLVNGLSHSPAGCPATIPMKDHDAIKLFIGQIPRNLDEKDLRPLFEEFGKIYELTVLKDRFTGMHKGCAFLTYCARESALKAQNALHEQKTLPGMNRPIQVKPADSESRGEDRKLFVGMLNKQQSEDDVRRLFESFGSIEECTILRGPDGNSKGCAFVKYSSHAEAQAAISALHGSQTMPGASSSLVVKFADTDKERTIRRMQQMAGQMGIFNPMALQFGAYGAYAQVQQQAALMASVGQGGYLSPMAAFAAAQMQHMATINGLPGAPLTPTSGGSTPPGISAPTVTSIPSPISVNGFTGIPPPQANGQPPAEAVFTNGIHHYPVLQEVVFREDSEKNGLGVAPRSCFGVQGGCFLSSLSEAAQSPTAADPLQQAYTGVQQYAAYPAAYGQISQAFPHPPPIIPQQQREGPEGCNLFIYHLPQEFGDGELMQMFLPFGNVISSKVFVDRATNQSKCFGFVSFDNPGSAQAAIQSMNGFQIGMKRLKVQLKRPKDANRPY
- the celf4 gene encoding CUGBP Elav-like family member 4 isoform X8, with protein sequence MATLTNGQVDGTVHGVGVVSATTNGLVNGLSHSPAGCPATIPMKDHDAIKLFIGQIPRNLDEKDLRPLFEEFGKIYELTVLKDRFTGMHKGCAFLTYCARESALKAQNALHEQKTLPGMNRPIQVKPADSESRGEDRKLFVGMLNKQQSEDDVRRLFESFGSIEECTILRGPDGNSKGCAFVKYSSHAEAQAAISALHGSQTMPGASSSLVVKFADTDKERTIRRMQQMAGQMGIFNPMALQFGAYGAYAQVQQQAALMASVGQGGYLSPMAAFAAAQMQHMATINGLPGAPLTPTSGGSTPPGISAPTVTSIPSPISVNGFTGIPPPQANGQPPAEAVFTNGIHHYPAQSPTAADPLQQAYTGVQQYAAYPAAYGQISQAFPHPPPIIPQQQREGPEGCNLFIYHLPQEFGDGELMQMFLPFGNVISSKVFVDRATNQSKCFGFVSFDNPGSAQAAIQSMNGFQIGMKRLKVQLKRPKDANRPY
- the celf4 gene encoding CUGBP Elav-like family member 4 isoform X7, which translates into the protein MATLTNGQVDGTVHGVGVVSATTNGLVNGLSHSPAGCPATIPMKDHDAIKLFIGQIPRNLDEKDLRPLFEEFGKIYELTVLKDRFTGMHKGCAFLTYCARESALKAQNALHEQKTLPGMNRPIQVKPADSESRGEDRKLFVGMLNKQQSEDDVRRLFESFGSIEECTILRGPDGNSKGCAFVKYSSHAEAQAAISALHGSQTMPGASSSLVVKFADTDKERTIRRMQQMAGQMGIFNPMALQFGAYGAYAQVQQQAALMASVGQGGYLSPMAAFAAAQMQHMATINGLPGAPLTPTSGGSTPPGISAPTVTSIPSPISVNGFTGIPPPQANGQPPAEAVFTNGIHHYPAQSPTAADPLQQAYTGVQQYAAAYPAAYGQISQAFPHPPPIIPQQQREGPEGCNLFIYHLPQEFGDGELMQMFLPFGNVISSKVFVDRATNQSKCFGFVSFDNPGSAQAAIQSMNGFQIGMKRLKVQLKRPKDANRPY